A genome region from Anastrepha ludens isolate Willacy chromosome 3, idAnaLude1.1, whole genome shotgun sequence includes the following:
- the LOC128857742 gene encoding tigger transposable element-derived protein 6-like, with the protein MVAKDKNILLFVDNASCHKINFKPRNIEIEFLPPNTIALIQPLDQGIIHAFKAEYRKILVRKQISAIERGVPLQTYIKSISILDVLHYIKRAWWLVKPETICNCFKKAGICNTNADVVSCEVELGILEEIPNTEEYIHCDDELQCRGLLTDEQIVANLCDVPSSEISSGDENSEENHDVSKATSVKEALSALNTLETFFMENPMETNFKIFEMEEMIVKFAKTKKVSQSKITSYFS; encoded by the exons ATGGTCGCcaaagacaaaaatattttactcttCGTTGACAACGCTTCTTGTcataaaataaacttcaaacCTCGCAACATAGAAATAGAATTTCTCCCACCTAACACTATTGCTTTGATTCAACCCCTTGACCAGGGCATTATACACGCATTCAAAGCAGAGTATAGGAAAATTCTTGTTCGAAAACAGATAAGTGCAATTGAACGTGGAGTTCCACTTCAAACTTATATTAAATCAATATCTATATTGGACGTTCTGCATTATATCAAAAGGGCTTGGTGGTTAGTGAAGCCTGAAACAATTTGTAATTGTTTCAAGAAG GCAGGAATTTGTAATACAAACGCAGATGTGGTAAGCTGCGAAGTTGAGCTTGGTATTTTGGAGGAAATACCAAACACCGAAGAATACATACATTGCGATGACGAGCTTCAATGTAGAGGACTTCTTACAGATGAACAAATTGTTGCGAACCTGTGCGATGTGCCTTCATCTGAAATCAGTAGTGGAGATGAAAACTCAGAAGAGAATCATGATGTCTCAAAAGCCACTAGTGTTAAGGAGGCATTATCCGCATTAAATACCTTGGAAACATTTTTCATGGAAAACCCtatggaaacaaattttaaaatctttgaaATGGAAGAAATGATTGtcaaatttgcaaaaacaaaaaaagtttcacaAAGTAAAATCACTAGCTATTTTTCGTAA